One window of the Zea mays cultivar B73 chromosome 3, Zm-B73-REFERENCE-NAM-5.0, whole genome shotgun sequence genome contains the following:
- the LOC100283715 gene encoding uncharacterized protein LOC100283715: MAATKVCNVRFEGNVITTTVTASGAAVESWLDEILSVHRRRLHKLVVGLDVEWRPSFSRAYSKTAILQLCVGRRCLIFQLLHADYVPNTLDEFLSDPDYTFVGVGVAADVERLENDYDLEVANAEDLAELAAKEMGHPDLRNAGLQGIARVVMDAHVEKPQWVRTGPWDASSLSDEQIEYATIDAFVSFEVGRMLLSGYY; the protein is encoded by the coding sequence ATGGCCGCGACCAAGGTGTGCAACGTTAGGTTCGAGGGCAACGTGATCACCACCACCGTGACGGCCTCCGGCGCGGCCGTGGAGAGCTGGCTCGACGAGATCCTCTCCGTCCACCGCCGCCGCCTGCACAAGCTCGTCGTCGGGCTGGACGTCGAGTGGCGCCCCAGCTTCAGCCGCGCCTACAGCAAAACAGCCATCCTCCAGCTGTGCGTCGGGCGCCGCTGCCTCATCTTCCAGCTTCTCCACGCCGACTATGTCCCCAACACGCTGGATGAGTTCCTCAGCGACCCCGACTACACATTCGTCGGCGTGGGCGTGGCTGCGGACGTCGAGCGGCTCGAGAACGACTACGACCTGGAGGTGGCGAACGCGGAGGACCTGGCCGAACTCGCGGCGAAGGAGATGGGGCACCCGGACCTCCGCAACGCGGGCCTGCAGGGCATCGCGAGAGTCGTCATGGACGCCCACGTCGAGAAGCCGCAGTGGGTGAGGACGGGCCCCTGGGACGCGTCATCCCTCTCCGACGAGCAGATCGAGTACGCCACCATCGACGCTTTTGTCTCTTTCGAGGTTGGCCGGATGCTGCTCAGCGGCTACTATTGA
- the LOC606466 gene encoding plastidial pyruvate kinase 2 isoform X1 — translation MAAQVVAAAGTPVARPLGGGSGADALRPAARMPRERRTGAVAARGRRESQVVSVISRAPRPDAGVLPVSPDDDAAVKEEANFQHLKAIQQLATAANGVWSKPNVRRKTKIVCTIGPSTNTRDMIWKLAETGMNVARLNMSHGDHASHQKVIDLVKEYNASHADNVIAIMLDTKGPEVRSGDLPQPIFLESGQEFTFTIKRGVGTDTCVSVNYDDFVNDVEVGDMLLVDGGMMSFLVKSKTEDSVKCEVIDGGELKSRRHLNVRGKSATLPSITDKDWDDIKFGVDNQVDYYAVSFVKDAQVVHELKDYLKSCNADIHVIVKIESADSIPNLHSIITASDGAMVARGDLGAELPIEEVPLLQEEIIRMCRSMGKAVIVATNMLESMIVHPTPTRAEVSDIAIAVREGADAVMLSGETAHGKERVRQRLALYQGVCPVQMEFSDDAEKTFGNALSYLLKHGMVKDGEEVALVQSGKHPIWRSQSTHNIQVRKI, via the exons ATGGCGGCGCAGGTGGTCGCAGCGGCGGGCACCCCGGTGGCCAGGCCGCTGGGCGGTGGATCTGGGGCCGACGCGCTCCGGCCCGCGGCGAGGATGCCAAGGGAGAGAAGGACCGGTGCTGTGGCCGCGAGAGGACGCCGCGAGTCTCAGGTGGTATCCGTCATAAGCCGCGCCCCACGCCCCGATGCCGGGGTGCTGCCGGTGTCGCCCGACGACGACGCGGCCGTAAAG GAAGAAGCAAACTTCCAGCACCTTAAGGCTATCCAGCAACTTGCAACTGCAGCAAATGGCGTGTGGTCTAAACCAAATGTAAGGCGCAAGACAAAGATTGTGTGTACAATCGGTCCTTCAACCAACACAAGGGACATGATATGGAAACTCGCTGAGACTGGCATGAATGTGGCTCGGCTTAATATGTCACATGGAGACCATGCATCACACCAGAAAGTTATTGATCTGGTAAAGGAGTACAATGCATCACATGCTGACAATGTGATTGCTATCATGCTTGACACAAAG GGACCAGAAGTTCGAAGTGGAGATTTGCCTCAACCGATATTTCTGGAAAGCGGACAAGAATTTACTTTTACAATCAAAAGGGGAGTTGGGACTGATACGTGTGTTAGCGTTAACTATGACGACTTTGTTAATGATGTTGAAGTGGGCGACATGCTCCTTGTAGATG GAGGAATGATGTCATTCTTGGTCAAATCAAAAACTGAAGATTCTGTGAAATGTGAAGTTATTGACGGTGGTGAATTGAAATCTAGGCGCCATCTGAATGTTCGTGGAAAGAGTGCAACCTTGCCATCAATAACTG ACAAGGACTGGGACGACATTAAGTTTGGTGTGGATAATCAAGTTGATTACTATGCTGTTTCCTTTGTGAAAGATGCTCAAGTTGTCCACGAACTCAAGGATTATCTAAAAA gttgcaatgctgacatacATGTTATCGTAAAAATAGAAAGTGCAGACTCCATCCCCAACTTACATTCAATCATCACAGCATCTGATGGG GCTATGGTTGCCAGGGGTGACCTTGGAGCCGAGCTGCCCATTGAGGAGGTGCCGCTGTTGCAG GAAGAAATTATTAGAATGTGCAGGAGCATGGGGAAGGCTGTTATTGTTGCTACAAATATGCTCGAAAGTATGATTGTTCATCCAACTCCAACCCGAGCAGAAGTTTCAGACATTGCTATAGCTGTCCGAGAGGGTGCTGATGCAGTTATGCTTTCAGGAGAAACTGCACATGGGAA GGAGAGGGTTAGGCAACGATTGGCTTTGTACCAAGGTGTATGTCCGGTTCAAATGGAATTTTCTGATGATGCTGAGAAGACATTTGGCAATGCTTTGTCTTATTTGCTG AAACATGGTATGGTTAAGGACGGTGAGGAGGTTGCGCTCGTTCAAAGTGGTAAACATCCCATCTGGAGATCACAATCAACACACAACATTCAGGTGAGGAAGATCTGA
- the LOC606466 gene encoding Plastidial pyruvate kinase 2, with amino-acid sequence MAAQVVAAAGTPVARPLGGGSGADALRPAARMPRERRTGAVAARGRRESQVVSVISRAPRPDAGVLPVSPDDDAAVKEEANFQHLKAIQQLATAANGVWSKPNVRRKTKIVCTIGPSTNTRDMIWKLAETGMNVARLNMSHGDHASHQKVIDLVKEYNASHADNVIAIMLDTKGPEVRSGDLPQPIFLESGQEFTFTIKRGVGTDTCVSVNYDDFVNDVEVGDMLLVDGGMMSFLVKSKTEDSVKCEVIDGGELKSRRHLNVRGKSATLPSITDKDWDDIKFGVDNQVDYYAVSFVKDAQVVHELKDYLKSCNADIHVIVKIESADSIPNLHSIITASDGAMVARGDLGAELPIEEVPLLQEEIIRMCRSMGKAVIVATNMLESMIVHPTPTRAEVSDIAIAVREGADAVMLSGETAHGKFPLKAVKVMHTVALRTEATIPGGETPADLGQAFKNHMSEMFAYHATMMSNTLRTSIVVFTRTGFMAILLSHYRPSGTIFAFTDEERVRQRLALYQGVCPVQMEFSDDAEKTFGNALSYLLKHGMVKDGEEVALVQSGKHPIWRSQSTHNIQVRKI; translated from the exons ATGGCGGCGCAGGTGGTCGCAGCGGCGGGCACCCCGGTGGCCAGGCCGCTGGGCGGTGGATCTGGGGCCGACGCGCTCCGGCCCGCGGCGAGGATGCCAAGGGAGAGAAGGACCGGTGCTGTGGCCGCGAGAGGACGCCGCGAGTCTCAGGTGGTATCCGTCATAAGCCGCGCCCCACGCCCCGATGCCGGGGTGCTGCCGGTGTCGCCCGACGACGACGCGGCCGTAAAG GAAGAAGCAAACTTCCAGCACCTTAAGGCTATCCAGCAACTTGCAACTGCAGCAAATGGCGTGTGGTCTAAACCAAATGTAAGGCGCAAGACAAAGATTGTGTGTACAATCGGTCCTTCAACCAACACAAGGGACATGATATGGAAACTCGCTGAGACTGGCATGAATGTGGCTCGGCTTAATATGTCACATGGAGACCATGCATCACACCAGAAAGTTATTGATCTGGTAAAGGAGTACAATGCATCACATGCTGACAATGTGATTGCTATCATGCTTGACACAAAG GGACCAGAAGTTCGAAGTGGAGATTTGCCTCAACCGATATTTCTGGAAAGCGGACAAGAATTTACTTTTACAATCAAAAGGGGAGTTGGGACTGATACGTGTGTTAGCGTTAACTATGACGACTTTGTTAATGATGTTGAAGTGGGCGACATGCTCCTTGTAGATG GAGGAATGATGTCATTCTTGGTCAAATCAAAAACTGAAGATTCTGTGAAATGTGAAGTTATTGACGGTGGTGAATTGAAATCTAGGCGCCATCTGAATGTTCGTGGAAAGAGTGCAACCTTGCCATCAATAACTG ACAAGGACTGGGACGACATTAAGTTTGGTGTGGATAATCAAGTTGATTACTATGCTGTTTCCTTTGTGAAAGATGCTCAAGTTGTCCACGAACTCAAGGATTATCTAAAAA gttgcaatgctgacatacATGTTATCGTAAAAATAGAAAGTGCAGACTCCATCCCCAACTTACATTCAATCATCACAGCATCTGATGGG GCTATGGTTGCCAGGGGTGACCTTGGAGCCGAGCTGCCCATTGAGGAGGTGCCGCTGTTGCAG GAAGAAATTATTAGAATGTGCAGGAGCATGGGGAAGGCTGTTATTGTTGCTACAAATATGCTCGAAAGTATGATTGTTCATCCAACTCCAACCCGAGCAGAAGTTTCAGACATTGCTATAGCTGTCCGAGAGGGTGCTGATGCAGTTATGCTTTCAGGAGAAACTGCACATGGGAA ATTTCCCTTGAAAGCTGTTAAGGTCATGCACACTGTTGCCCTGAGAACCGAGGCAACTATTCCTGGTGGGGAAACACCTGCAGACCTTGGTCAGGCTTTCAAG AACCACATGAGCGAAATGTTCGCATACCATGCAACAATGATGTCAAATACCCTTCGAACATCAATAGTGGTTTTCACTAGGACGGGATTTATGGCTATACTGCTTAGTCACTACCGTCCATCTGGCACTATTTTTGCCTTTACAGATGA GGAGAGGGTTAGGCAACGATTGGCTTTGTACCAAGGTGTATGTCCGGTTCAAATGGAATTTTCTGATGATGCTGAGAAGACATTTGGCAATGCTTTGTCTTATTTGCTG AAACATGGTATGGTTAAGGACGGTGAGGAGGTTGCGCTCGTTCAAAGTGGTAAACATCCCATCTGGAGATCACAATCAACACACAACATTCAGGTGAGGAAGATCTGA